The Mycolicibacterium mageritense genome contains a region encoding:
- a CDS encoding LpqN/LpqT family lipoprotein: MSRAVAVVTTVLALLLAGCGAKTPDYQSIWTTSATTTAPTSTEAPVPISVFLESIGVVGEPVAPEKIPDLTVTMPTPPGWHPYSNPNLTPGTRMIAKGDTYPTAMLLAFSLHGDFDVAKALKEHGYADAQLSENFKQLNASLDDWRGFPSAMIEGSYDLNGRRMQSYNRLVIPTGAVAPPQRYLVQLTITTYADQAEAQAKDIESIITGFNIAKK, from the coding sequence GTGAGCCGGGCGGTTGCGGTCGTAACGACCGTGCTGGCGCTGCTGCTCGCCGGCTGCGGCGCGAAGACGCCTGACTACCAGTCGATCTGGACGACGAGCGCAACCACGACCGCGCCGACCAGCACCGAGGCGCCCGTGCCCATCTCGGTCTTCCTGGAGAGCATCGGCGTGGTGGGTGAACCGGTCGCGCCCGAGAAGATCCCCGACCTGACGGTCACGATGCCCACGCCGCCGGGCTGGCACCCGTACTCGAATCCGAACCTCACCCCGGGAACGCGGATGATCGCCAAGGGCGACACCTACCCGACCGCGATGCTGCTGGCGTTCAGCCTGCACGGCGACTTCGACGTGGCAAAGGCCCTCAAGGAACACGGCTACGCCGATGCGCAGCTGTCGGAGAACTTCAAGCAGCTCAACGCCTCTCTGGACGATTGGCGCGGTTTCCCGTCGGCGATGATCGAGGGCTCCTACGACCTCAACGGACGGCGCATGCAGAGCTACAACCGCCTGGTCATCCCCACGGGCGCGGTGGCTCCCCCGCAGCGTTACCTGGTCCAGCTCACCATCACGACGTACGCCGACCAGGCCGAAGCCCAGGCCAAGGACATCGAGTCGATCATCACGGGCTTCAACATCGCCAAGAAGTGA